The following coding sequences are from one Solea solea chromosome 4, fSolSol10.1, whole genome shotgun sequence window:
- the LOC131458998 gene encoding transcription regulator protein BACH1-like isoform X2 has translation MSLMAMSAPRSSVFTFESSAHSSHVLRRLDDQRRRDTLCDVTVVVEGQSFRAHRSVLASCSEYFSLRLSSLTQHGAVITLPQEVTVSGFEPLLKFAYTSKLLFGKDSVLDIRNSASVLGFRDLDEACFDFLLPKFFSRSSGAVACPRMTCCERKYKRLLSKVEIPTDSDVVLLDEKEEKPVADSPLQQEVAELCKESLDGKKGGSQSDRGALTPGAAGVNVSFVQCPKYRKFQLACGKDACVTERSNVNNLATVVRDDCNLSSSPNFSCANSQNESEVQIPSGRSNYQADEPWKTEINEEGVGIQEVKLDENYVVKMEEDTTGVNSLDRASVNAVSLGESTVPGERSPGLILHHCPLMALAGGPAITRSLEQERFVVDLKEEKKPVDCGEQEPVHPDAEAWGERRKEGQTVSETKEVRIMERNVESGGSVNVLDSDAGSSSDTGSGQPQPASLEWLKLHVNLSSSSSGGGGGDGGCPFLQDLDQSKCLWKGAGQSESEGASLSGVSSLNSGEDGESETETEGDSESYARERARQVQLPFSVDWIVDLSRNDFQQLLKQQEFTREQLDFVHDMRRRSKNRLAAQRCRKRKLDCIYNLQYEINKLTEREKLMMEKSQLRQMKMKTCHSVSALCQRVCSESNLQPEQLQVLTKSSDCPLSSLFPHIDALLSQRGLQVLPQTSRSVSSMDPDKLEASEEALSSTSRDTREGYRSLKPHTESPH, from the exons ATGTCCCTGATGGCCATGTCTGCTCCCCGCTCCTCTGTGTTTACGTTTGAGTCGAGCGCGCATTCCTCCCATGTGCTGCGCCGCCTGGACGACCAGCGTCGCCGCGACACGCTCTGTGATGTGACAGTGGTGGTGGAGGGTCAAAGCTTCAGGGCCCACCGCTCTGTGCTCGCCTCCTGCAGTGAGTACTTCTCGCTGAGGCTCTCCAGCCTCACACAGCACGGGGCTGTGATCACTCTGCCACAAGAG gTGACAGTGTCTGGCTTTGAGCCTCTACTGAAGTTTGCTTACACGTCCAAACTCCTCTTCGGGAAAGACAGTGTCTTAGACATACGTAACTCAGCGTCAGTCCTTGGTTTCCGAGACCTTGACGAGGCATGCTTTGATTTCCTGCTGCCTAAGTTCTTCTCCCGCAGCAGCGGTGCCGTCGCTTGTCCGAGAATGACCTGTTGTGAGAGGAAATACAAGAGGCTCCTGTCAAAGGTAGAGATTCCCACAGACTCTGACGTCGTGTTGTTGGACGAGAAAGAAGAAAAGCCGGTTGCTGACTCACCCCTTCAGCAGGAAGTGGCTGAGCTCTGCAAAGAATCGTTGGACGGCAAAAAAGGGGGAAGTCAGAGCGACAGGGGTGCACTCACACCTGGAGCTGCGGGGGTAAATGTGAGTTTCGTGCAATGTCCGAAGTATCGCAAGTTCCAGCTGGCGTGTGGGAAGGATGCTTGTGTCACAGAGAGGAGCAATGTGAACAATCTGGCGACGGTTGTCAGGGACGACTGTAATCTATCGTCCTCGCCCAACTTCAGCTGTGCCAACAGTCAGAATGAAAGTGAAGTACAGATTCCCTCCGGGCGGAGCAATTACCAGGCCGATGAGCCATggaaaactgaaataaatgaagaggGTGTGGGTATACAGGAGGTTAAACTGGATGAGAACTATGTtgtgaaaatggaggaagaCACCACTGGAGTCAACTCTTTGGACAGAGCCAGTGTCAATGCAGTCTCCTTGGGGGAAAGCACAGTCCCGGGTGAGAGGTCACCAGGGTTAATATTGCACCATTGCCCTCTGATGGCCTTAGCTGGAGGCCCTGCGATCACCAGGTCACTGGAGCAGGAGAGGTTTGTCGTGGACcttaaagaagagaagaaaccaGTGGACTGTGGTGAACAAGAGCCGGTTCATCCAGACGCAGAAGCTTGGGGAGAAAGACGGAAAGAaggacagacagtgagtgagacTAAAGAAGTCAGAATCATGGAAAGAAATGTAGAGTCTGGTGGGAGCGTGAATGTCCTGGACTCTGACGCAGGAAGTTCCTCTGATACAGGAAGTGGACAACCACAGCCTGCATCTTTGGAGTGGCTAAAGCTTCACGTCAACCTCAGCTCCAGCAgcagtggcggcggcggcggcgatgGTGGCTGTCCCTTTCTCCAAGATTTGGACCAAAGCAAATGCTTATGGAAGGGAGCAGGACAGTCCGAGAGCGAGGGAGCGTCTCTTTCAGGCGTGTCGTCGCTAAACTCGGGGGAGGACGGAGAATCGGAGACAGAAACTGAAGGAGACAGTGAGTCGTACGCGAGGGAGAGGGCCAGACAG GTGCAGTTGCCGTTCTCTGTGGACTGGATCGTGGATCTGAGCAGGAACGACTTCCAGCAGCTGCTGAAGCAGCAGGAGTTCACGCGCGAGCAGCTCGACTTTGTCCACGACATGAGACGCCGCAGCAAAAACCGCCTCGCCGCCCAGCGCTGCCGCAAAAGGAAACTGGACTGCATATACAATCTGCAGTATGAAATCAACAAGCTG ACCGAGAGGGAGAAACTGATGATGGAGAAGAGCCAGCTGAGacagatgaagatgaaaacaTGCCACAGTGTCTCTGCCTTATGCCAAAGGGTCTGCAGTGAATCCAACCTGCAGCCAGAGCAGCTGCAGGTGTTGACCAAGTCCTCAgactgtcctctctcctctctcttcccccACATCGACGCTCTCCTCTCACAGCGTGGGTTGCAGGTCCTGCCTCAGACTTCACGCTCAGTCTCCTCCATGGACCCGGACAAGTTGGAGGCATCTGAGGAGGCTTTGTCCAGcaccagcagggacacaagagaAGGTTATCGCTCACTTAAGCCACACACTGAAAGTCCTCATTAA
- the LOC131458998 gene encoding transcription regulator protein BACH1-like isoform X1 has product MSLMAMSAPRSSVFTFESSAHSSHVLRRLDDQRRRDTLCDVTVVVEGQSFRAHRSVLASCSEYFSLRLSSLTQHGAVITLPQEVTVSGFEPLLKFAYTSKLLFGKDSVLDIRNSASVLGFRDLDEACFDFLLPKFFSRSSGAVACPRMTCCERKYKRLLSKVEIPTDSDVVLLDEKEEKPVADSPLQQEVAELCKESLDGKKGGSQSDRGALTPGAAGVNVSFVQCPKYRKFQLACGKDACVTERSNVNNLATVVRDDCNLSSSPNFSCANSQNESEVQIPSGRSNYQADEPWKTEINEEGVGIQEVKLDENYVVKMEEDTTGVNSLDRASVNAVSLGESTVPGERSPGLILHHCPLMALAGGPAITRSLEQERFVVDLKEEKKPVDCGEQEPVHPDAEAWGERRKEGQTVSETKEVRIMERNVESGGSVNVLDSDAGSSSDTGSGQPQPASLEWLKLHVNLSSSSSGGGGGDGGCPFLQDLDQSKCLWKGAGQSESEGASLSGVSSLNSGEDGESETETEGDSESYARERARQVQLPFSVDWIVDLSRNDFQQLLKQQEFTREQLDFVHDMRRRSKNRLAAQRCRKRKLDCIYNLQYEINKLKTEREKLMMEKSQLRQMKMKTCHSVSALCQRVCSESNLQPEQLQVLTKSSDCPLSSLFPHIDALLSQRGLQVLPQTSRSVSSMDPDKLEASEEALSSTSRDTREGYRSLKPHTESPH; this is encoded by the exons ATGTCCCTGATGGCCATGTCTGCTCCCCGCTCCTCTGTGTTTACGTTTGAGTCGAGCGCGCATTCCTCCCATGTGCTGCGCCGCCTGGACGACCAGCGTCGCCGCGACACGCTCTGTGATGTGACAGTGGTGGTGGAGGGTCAAAGCTTCAGGGCCCACCGCTCTGTGCTCGCCTCCTGCAGTGAGTACTTCTCGCTGAGGCTCTCCAGCCTCACACAGCACGGGGCTGTGATCACTCTGCCACAAGAG gTGACAGTGTCTGGCTTTGAGCCTCTACTGAAGTTTGCTTACACGTCCAAACTCCTCTTCGGGAAAGACAGTGTCTTAGACATACGTAACTCAGCGTCAGTCCTTGGTTTCCGAGACCTTGACGAGGCATGCTTTGATTTCCTGCTGCCTAAGTTCTTCTCCCGCAGCAGCGGTGCCGTCGCTTGTCCGAGAATGACCTGTTGTGAGAGGAAATACAAGAGGCTCCTGTCAAAGGTAGAGATTCCCACAGACTCTGACGTCGTGTTGTTGGACGAGAAAGAAGAAAAGCCGGTTGCTGACTCACCCCTTCAGCAGGAAGTGGCTGAGCTCTGCAAAGAATCGTTGGACGGCAAAAAAGGGGGAAGTCAGAGCGACAGGGGTGCACTCACACCTGGAGCTGCGGGGGTAAATGTGAGTTTCGTGCAATGTCCGAAGTATCGCAAGTTCCAGCTGGCGTGTGGGAAGGATGCTTGTGTCACAGAGAGGAGCAATGTGAACAATCTGGCGACGGTTGTCAGGGACGACTGTAATCTATCGTCCTCGCCCAACTTCAGCTGTGCCAACAGTCAGAATGAAAGTGAAGTACAGATTCCCTCCGGGCGGAGCAATTACCAGGCCGATGAGCCATggaaaactgaaataaatgaagaggGTGTGGGTATACAGGAGGTTAAACTGGATGAGAACTATGTtgtgaaaatggaggaagaCACCACTGGAGTCAACTCTTTGGACAGAGCCAGTGTCAATGCAGTCTCCTTGGGGGAAAGCACAGTCCCGGGTGAGAGGTCACCAGGGTTAATATTGCACCATTGCCCTCTGATGGCCTTAGCTGGAGGCCCTGCGATCACCAGGTCACTGGAGCAGGAGAGGTTTGTCGTGGACcttaaagaagagaagaaaccaGTGGACTGTGGTGAACAAGAGCCGGTTCATCCAGACGCAGAAGCTTGGGGAGAAAGACGGAAAGAaggacagacagtgagtgagacTAAAGAAGTCAGAATCATGGAAAGAAATGTAGAGTCTGGTGGGAGCGTGAATGTCCTGGACTCTGACGCAGGAAGTTCCTCTGATACAGGAAGTGGACAACCACAGCCTGCATCTTTGGAGTGGCTAAAGCTTCACGTCAACCTCAGCTCCAGCAgcagtggcggcggcggcggcgatgGTGGCTGTCCCTTTCTCCAAGATTTGGACCAAAGCAAATGCTTATGGAAGGGAGCAGGACAGTCCGAGAGCGAGGGAGCGTCTCTTTCAGGCGTGTCGTCGCTAAACTCGGGGGAGGACGGAGAATCGGAGACAGAAACTGAAGGAGACAGTGAGTCGTACGCGAGGGAGAGGGCCAGACAG GTGCAGTTGCCGTTCTCTGTGGACTGGATCGTGGATCTGAGCAGGAACGACTTCCAGCAGCTGCTGAAGCAGCAGGAGTTCACGCGCGAGCAGCTCGACTTTGTCCACGACATGAGACGCCGCAGCAAAAACCGCCTCGCCGCCCAGCGCTGCCGCAAAAGGAAACTGGACTGCATATACAATCTGCAGTATGAAATCAACAAGCTG AAGACCGAGAGGGAGAAACTGATGATGGAGAAGAGCCAGCTGAGacagatgaagatgaaaacaTGCCACAGTGTCTCTGCCTTATGCCAAAGGGTCTGCAGTGAATCCAACCTGCAGCCAGAGCAGCTGCAGGTGTTGACCAAGTCCTCAgactgtcctctctcctctctcttcccccACATCGACGCTCTCCTCTCACAGCGTGGGTTGCAGGTCCTGCCTCAGACTTCACGCTCAGTCTCCTCCATGGACCCGGACAAGTTGGAGGCATCTGAGGAGGCTTTGTCCAGcaccagcagggacacaagagaAGGTTATCGCTCACTTAAGCCACACACTGAAAGTCCTCATTAA